In a genomic window of Diabrotica undecimpunctata isolate CICGRU chromosome 2, icDiaUnde3, whole genome shotgun sequence:
- the ND-B12 gene encoding NADH dehydrogenase [ubiquinone] 1 beta subcomplex subunit 3 translates to MGGDGHGHGHGHGAPYTIPDYKIYKVKDVPELLATERALAAHGLKDPWLRNEVWRYDPKEFGTHSSRLNTLVFRGFKLGVGAFLLTIVGTAIYDKMNPSDHGHGHGHGHK, encoded by the coding sequence aTGGGGGGCGACGGACACGGTCATGGACATGGTCACGGTGCCCCATACACAATACCCGATTACAAGATATATAAGGTTAAAGATGTACCCGAACTGTTGGCTACCGAAAGAGCCTTAGCTGCTCATGGTCTAAAAGATCCTTGGCTTCGCAATGAAGTTTGGAGATACGATCCCAAGGAATTTGGAACACATAGCAGCAGATTAAATACACTGGTGTTTAGAGGATTTAAACTTGGAGTTGGAGCTTTTCTGCTCACAATTGTTGGAACAGCTATTTATGATAAAATGAATCCTAGTGATCACGGCCACGGCCATGGACATGGGCATAAGTAA